A single window of Pseudoalteromonas ulvae UL12 DNA harbors:
- a CDS encoding TIGR00645 family protein — MRKQLETNFEALIFSGRWLLAPFFFGLFVAILLLLVKFMKLLGTMVMNTFHATNEQMLINILTLVDTALLAGLLLIIIFSGYENFVSKLNIDQHEDRPAWMGKVGFSGLKIKLISAIVAISAVELLKVFIDWQHYTEEQLFWKVVIHMAFVGSGVLFSITDFINSKTHNH, encoded by the coding sequence ATGCGTAAACAACTCGAAACTAATTTTGAAGCGCTTATCTTTTCAGGTCGTTGGTTGCTCGCGCCGTTCTTTTTTGGTTTATTCGTCGCCATTTTGCTTTTATTGGTTAAGTTTATGAAGCTGTTAGGCACCATGGTGATGAATACGTTTCATGCAACAAATGAGCAAATGCTGATTAATATTTTGACCTTAGTTGATACGGCGCTTCTTGCCGGTTTATTGCTGATTATTATCTTTAGTGGGTATGAGAATTTTGTTTCTAAGCTCAATATTGATCAACATGAAGATCGCCCTGCGTGGATGGGTAAAGTGGGATTCTCAGGCTTAAAAATTAAGTTGATCAGTGCCATTGTTGCAATTTCAGCGGTGGAGTTACTAAAAGTGTTTATAGATTGGCAGCATTACACTGAAGAGCAGCTTTTTTGGAAGGTGGTTATCCACATGGCCTTCGTTGGGTCTGGCGTGCTGTTTTCGATTACTGACTTTATCAATAGTAAAACTCATAATCATTAA
- the soxR gene encoding redox-sensitive transcriptional activator SoxR, whose product MNNEANLSVGQVAKRTGVAVSALHFYEQKGLIHSLRNHGNQRRYKRDVMRRIAIIKAAQKFGVTLEEIKQAFDALPQKRDPTKDDWSQLATQWQAMLTEKITAMTQLKNNITGCIGCGCLSLHHCPIYNQDDKLAKQGDGAHLLFTEHGSSKE is encoded by the coding sequence ATGAACAATGAAGCAAACTTAAGTGTAGGTCAGGTGGCCAAACGCACGGGTGTCGCAGTTTCAGCTTTGCACTTTTACGAGCAAAAAGGTCTCATCCACAGCTTAAGAAATCATGGTAATCAAAGACGTTACAAACGAGATGTGATGCGCCGCATCGCCATCATCAAAGCCGCGCAAAAATTTGGCGTTACCCTTGAAGAAATAAAGCAAGCGTTTGATGCATTGCCGCAAAAGCGCGATCCAACCAAAGATGATTGGTCGCAACTTGCCACACAATGGCAAGCGATGTTAACCGAAAAAATAACCGCCATGACTCAATTGAAAAACAACATTACCGGCTGTATTGGTTGTGGCTGTTTATCCCTTCATCACTGCCCCATCTACAATCAAGATGACAAACTCGCCAAGCAAGGGGACGGCGCACATTTACTGTTTACTGAACATGGCTCCAGCAAGGAGTAA
- a CDS encoding arylamine N-acetyltransferase family protein has translation MPPYIKHYLALLNVKKTASDLDYISQLQQAHLMHFCFSSANVLLKKPLSLEPEALFERVITERTGGYCFEHNKIFYLTLKALGYQVRPILARVMLNGDPLNGLSHRLTLLTLVGQQYAIDVGFGVDCPRSLIELTDNHFISEQGFAYQLKKEPDNSDGFRLLQLNTAAEKTLYRFDLREVTEADCDIAHFYSHQHPDETFVNHLVIARIEVHQRHLIRNLHYSQINHQTGERHELPIESVAQLLSVCTSQLMLNIDQKAAEHLFEYLKMKIS, from the coding sequence ATGCCCCCGTATATCAAACACTATTTGGCGCTGCTCAATGTCAAAAAGACAGCGTCAGATCTCGACTATATTAGCCAATTACAGCAGGCGCATCTTATGCATTTTTGTTTTTCTAGTGCGAATGTCTTGCTAAAAAAGCCACTTAGTTTGGAACCCGAAGCGCTATTTGAGCGTGTCATAACAGAGCGGACAGGTGGATATTGCTTTGAGCATAATAAAATTTTTTATTTAACGTTAAAGGCGCTAGGTTATCAAGTCAGACCGATTTTGGCTCGAGTTATGCTCAATGGTGATCCCTTAAATGGCCTCTCCCACCGTTTGACGTTATTGACTTTAGTGGGTCAGCAATATGCGATTGACGTGGGGTTTGGCGTTGATTGCCCAAGAAGCTTAATTGAGTTAACGGATAACCACTTTATTTCAGAGCAGGGATTTGCATATCAGTTAAAAAAAGAGCCAGATAATTCGGATGGATTTAGATTACTGCAACTAAACACGGCAGCAGAGAAGACTTTATATCGTTTTGATTTAAGAGAGGTGACGGAAGCGGATTGTGATATTGCGCACTTTTATAGTCATCAACACCCGGATGAGACTTTTGTTAATCATTTAGTGATAGCACGAATTGAGGTCCATCAGCGCCATTTGATCCGTAATTTGCACTACAGTCAGATCAACCATCAAACTGGAGAAAGACATGAGTTACCCATTGAAAGCGTGGCACAATTATTATCTGTGTGTACTTCGCAGCTGATGCTGAATATTGATCAAAAAGCCGCTGAACACTTATTTGAATATTTAAAGATGAAAATTTCGTAG
- the gss gene encoding bifunctional glutathionylspermidine amidase/synthase, translated as MKSSTPASVFGELLGYAPGNVPVYSSDYETADDTLYPNRSAYRSYLDGIYMGYKWQCVEFARRWMYINYGYIFDDIAMAYDIFELRTVRDVNSQQRLPLHAFRNGCKQHPTVGSLLIWEEGGEFEETGHVAVVVEVHADKIRLAEQNVGHQMWPEGQNWCRELKAKVTQQGEYWIECSYSDATILGWMIQTDQADFAEPTPEVDSQLFSIQPHQVCDNGQTAKSWLNIANDDEAAYVDMMQGHKLTSVLADQHRFFTISETGAQTIEHATNELHGLFMHATDYVLQHPELLKKFNLPEVVLSKIRQSWDNRLNQLITSRFDFALTSKGLKVYEYNCDSASCYMESGKVQGKWGKHFGVKLGEDAGQDLFKDLVKAWRKSDVKGMVHILQDDEAEEHYHALFMKEVIEAAGYECRIIIGLNELRWEADGSIIDGHGDKLNFVWKTWSWETALDQIRQECESEQTTSDTFEPLWQAGEVPRLVDVLLRKHIMVFEPLWTLIPSNKAILPVLWSLFPNHPYLLNTSFELSDELLQTGYVVKPIVGRCGSNIQLIDEHKNLLEKTEGHFVGQDQIYQQLFALPKVTDYYVQICSFTAAGKYSGAGVRVDNNMIINGQSDCMALRIVDDELFITSQ; from the coding sequence ATGAAATCTTCAACTCCCGCAAGTGTATTTGGTGAATTGTTGGGTTATGCACCCGGAAATGTACCTGTTTATTCTTCTGATTATGAGACTGCAGATGACACGTTATATCCTAATAGGAGTGCGTATCGCAGTTATTTAGATGGCATTTATATGGGTTATAAATGGCAATGCGTAGAGTTTGCAAGGCGTTGGATGTACATAAACTATGGTTATATTTTTGATGATATCGCCATGGCATACGATATCTTCGAGTTACGCACTGTTCGCGATGTCAATAGCCAGCAGCGCCTGCCGTTACATGCATTTCGAAACGGTTGCAAGCAACATCCCACAGTGGGTAGTTTGTTGATTTGGGAGGAAGGGGGCGAGTTTGAAGAAACCGGTCATGTTGCCGTGGTGGTTGAGGTTCACGCTGATAAAATTCGACTTGCTGAACAAAATGTAGGGCATCAAATGTGGCCTGAAGGACAAAACTGGTGCAGAGAACTTAAGGCTAAAGTGACTCAGCAAGGGGAATATTGGATTGAGTGCTCGTACAGCGATGCCACTATCTTGGGTTGGATGATACAAACGGACCAAGCAGATTTTGCAGAACCGACTCCTGAAGTCGATAGTCAACTTTTCAGCATTCAGCCTCATCAAGTTTGCGATAATGGGCAAACGGCTAAGTCATGGCTCAATATTGCTAATGATGATGAAGCAGCTTATGTTGATATGATGCAAGGTCATAAGTTGACTTCGGTCTTGGCTGATCAACATCGCTTTTTTACTATTTCAGAGACTGGGGCGCAAACCATTGAGCATGCAACGAATGAATTGCATGGCCTGTTTATGCACGCGACCGATTATGTTTTACAGCACCCTGAGCTACTGAAAAAATTTAACCTTCCGGAAGTCGTTCTCTCTAAAATTCGCCAATCTTGGGATAATCGTTTAAACCAATTAATCACCAGTCGGTTTGATTTTGCTTTAACCTCCAAAGGCCTCAAAGTGTATGAATATAATTGTGATTCTGCATCGTGTTATATGGAAAGTGGCAAAGTTCAGGGCAAGTGGGGCAAACACTTTGGCGTTAAACTGGGTGAAGATGCCGGGCAAGATTTGTTTAAAGACTTAGTCAAAGCGTGGCGCAAAAGTGATGTCAAAGGCATGGTTCATATTTTACAAGATGATGAAGCTGAGGAGCATTATCATGCTTTGTTTATGAAAGAAGTCATTGAAGCCGCTGGATATGAGTGCCGCATCATTATCGGCCTAAATGAACTGCGCTGGGAAGCCGATGGCAGCATTATTGATGGCCACGGTGATAAGTTAAATTTCGTATGGAAAACATGGTCATGGGAAACCGCTTTGGATCAAATCAGGCAAGAATGTGAGTCTGAGCAAACAACCAGTGACACTTTCGAACCACTTTGGCAAGCAGGTGAAGTGCCTCGTTTAGTCGATGTATTGTTGCGTAAGCATATTATGGTTTTCGAACCTTTGTGGACATTGATACCGAGCAATAAAGCGATTTTACCTGTGCTTTGGAGTTTGTTTCCAAATCACCCTTATTTACTTAATACATCGTTTGAGCTCAGCGATGAGTTGTTGCAAACCGGTTATGTGGTCAAACCGATAGTGGGACGCTGTGGCTCAAATATCCAATTAATTGATGAGCATAAAAATTTGTTAGAGAAAACAGAAGGCCACTTTGTTGGGCAAGATCAAATATATCAACAACTGTTCGCATTACCGAAAGTAACGGACTATTACGTGCAAATTTGTAGCTTCACTGCAGCAGGTAAGTATTCAGGAGCCGGCGTACGTGTTGATAATAATATGATTATCAATGGTCAGAGTGACTGTATGGCATTGCGCATTGTAGATGATGAGTTGTTTATCACTAGCCAATAA
- a CDS encoding DUF6622 family protein, protein MGDILSHTPVWVFVLFAVLVFFGFKQSKPRQVSSWMVVALPVAMLILSLAGVLSGFGIALLSIVFWLVGLVLSQLFNRVFKLTSYAEYDLQNQTFLIQGSWIPLVLMMAIFFTKYAVAFLLATEHALTVDPIFMLVACAWYGLLSGSFLVRAMGIWQAKRHAIKAEKVAKAA, encoded by the coding sequence ATGGGTGATATTTTATCTCATACCCCAGTTTGGGTATTTGTGCTGTTTGCAGTGTTAGTTTTTTTTGGTTTTAAGCAAAGTAAACCTCGTCAGGTATCATCATGGATGGTGGTCGCGTTGCCTGTTGCAATGTTGATATTGTCACTGGCGGGCGTGTTATCAGGGTTTGGGATTGCACTACTAAGCATTGTATTTTGGCTGGTGGGGTTGGTCTTATCGCAGTTATTCAATCGAGTGTTTAAACTCACCAGTTATGCAGAATATGATTTGCAAAATCAGACGTTTTTGATTCAAGGTAGTTGGATCCCTTTAGTATTAATGATGGCGATCTTTTTTACTAAATATGCCGTGGCTTTTTTACTTGCAACTGAACATGCATTGACGGTCGACCCGATATTTATGTTGGTGGCTTGTGCATGGTACGGGCTGTTAAGTGGCTCATTTTTGGTGCGAGCAATGGGGATTTGGCAAGCTAAGCGCCATGCAATCAAAGCCGAAAAAGTAGCAAAGGCAGCTTAA
- a CDS encoding zinc-dependent metalloprotease: MKISNIALALTLALSISNPALAADKKADKKDKKETTIASLIKDRTEYSGLFNLYQDAKTGENLMVINESQLNTPFVYFAHTVDGVTDAGHFRGSYRETKLIEFRRHFDRIDIISKTPRFLFDENSAIAKASDANISEAVLASIKIEKAEKGQIAFNVDKLFLSEALHKVSPWKNPNDKNAKKRFNPGKLDDKKSRILSNRTYANNLDVVVDYVMTNANPTVRGSTAVSDPRTISVKVQHSFVALPENSYQPRYDDARVGYFTNQFDQMTSSDWTPYQDVIKRWDLQKKDPSAAVSEPVKPITWWIENTTPIEWRDTIEQAVLAWNTSFEKAGFKNAIEVKVQPDDADWDAGDINYNVLRWTSSPRPPFGGYGPALANPLTGEILGSDIMLEFVFMKNRWIYDSLFSQGATSLTEHTDDQANQLHCSLGHELQQNMMMANTLASGADIEKKAILAEGLRQLVLHEVGHTLGLNHNMKASILWNEKDIHDKSKTQGVLTGSVMDYSPVNVAPLGQTQGDYFQTEPGPYDDWAIEYGYSAALTDETAEQARLNTILSRSNEHGLAFGNDADDMRAPGRHIDPRVMIGDMSSNAVAYASDRMDLINHMLDKLIDTARVEGQSHQQLLTSANMLFGQYRTQAGVISRYIGGVYVERNVVGTDDSVKPYTPVPAEIQKAAMNTLAKKVFAPDTLTNMKPLYNYMQQQRRGFNHYGKNEDPKAHKMLLSLQTNALNQLLHANVLQRISDTALYGNTYSLNEFMQDLTNSIFVEGNSNSVSQNLQVEYVNRLIAIAGSGRASKYDYLARAAALGQLQDIADASTPWGADKATKAHKAYIDLLIEKALKA; encoded by the coding sequence GTGAAAATTTCAAACATCGCGTTAGCGCTTACTTTGGCGTTAAGCATCTCAAATCCAGCTTTGGCTGCAGATAAAAAAGCCGATAAAAAAGACAAAAAAGAAACCACCATCGCGTCACTCATCAAAGATAGAACTGAGTACTCTGGTTTATTTAACTTGTATCAAGATGCCAAAACGGGCGAAAACTTGATGGTGATTAACGAATCACAACTTAATACGCCGTTTGTTTATTTTGCTCATACCGTCGATGGTGTCACTGATGCAGGTCATTTTCGTGGCTCATATCGTGAAACCAAGCTAATTGAGTTTCGCCGCCACTTCGATCGCATTGATATTATCAGCAAAACACCTCGCTTCTTGTTTGATGAAAACAGTGCCATCGCCAAAGCCAGTGACGCCAATATTTCGGAAGCGGTGCTTGCCAGTATAAAAATCGAAAAAGCCGAAAAAGGCCAAATTGCATTTAATGTCGATAAACTATTTTTAAGCGAAGCGCTACACAAAGTCTCTCCATGGAAAAACCCGAACGACAAAAATGCGAAAAAACGCTTTAACCCCGGTAAATTAGACGATAAAAAGTCACGTATTTTATCTAACCGTACCTATGCCAATAATCTCGATGTCGTTGTTGATTATGTGATGACCAACGCCAATCCAACTGTGCGCGGCTCCACTGCGGTTTCGGACCCTCGTACGATATCGGTCAAGGTGCAACATTCATTTGTTGCCCTACCAGAAAACAGCTACCAGCCACGTTATGATGATGCTCGTGTGGGCTACTTTACCAACCAATTCGACCAAATGACTTCAAGTGATTGGACGCCGTACCAAGATGTAATCAAGCGTTGGGATCTGCAGAAAAAAGATCCAAGCGCAGCCGTTTCTGAACCGGTTAAGCCGATTACTTGGTGGATAGAAAACACCACGCCAATCGAGTGGCGCGACACCATTGAACAAGCAGTGCTGGCATGGAATACCTCGTTTGAAAAAGCAGGGTTTAAAAATGCCATCGAGGTCAAAGTGCAACCAGATGATGCGGATTGGGATGCCGGTGATATCAACTATAACGTGCTACGTTGGACTTCTTCGCCACGCCCACCCTTTGGCGGCTATGGCCCTGCGCTAGCTAATCCATTGACGGGTGAAATTTTAGGCTCTGATATCATGTTAGAGTTTGTCTTTATGAAAAACCGCTGGATTTATGATTCGCTATTTTCACAAGGTGCCACCAGCTTAACTGAACACACCGATGATCAAGCCAACCAATTACATTGCTCATTAGGTCATGAACTACAACAAAATATGATGATGGCCAATACGTTGGCATCGGGCGCTGACATTGAAAAGAAAGCCATCTTAGCCGAAGGTTTGCGTCAACTCGTGCTTCATGAAGTTGGCCATACGTTAGGTCTGAACCACAATATGAAAGCTTCAATTTTGTGGAACGAAAAAGACATTCACGACAAATCAAAAACACAAGGTGTGCTGACAGGTTCAGTGATGGACTACAGCCCTGTAAATGTTGCACCGCTTGGTCAAACTCAGGGTGACTACTTCCAAACAGAGCCAGGCCCATACGATGATTGGGCGATTGAGTACGGTTACTCTGCCGCGTTGACTGATGAAACCGCTGAACAAGCACGTTTAAACACCATCTTGTCGCGTTCAAATGAACATGGCTTAGCTTTTGGTAACGATGCAGATGATATGCGCGCGCCTGGCCGCCATATTGACCCGCGTGTGATGATTGGCGATATGTCATCGAACGCTGTGGCGTATGCCAGTGATCGCATGGATTTAATTAATCACATGCTAGATAAACTCATTGACACTGCGCGTGTTGAAGGGCAATCACATCAGCAACTATTAACGTCTGCCAATATGTTATTTGGTCAATACCGCACCCAAGCTGGCGTGATTTCACGCTATATTGGCGGTGTTTATGTTGAGCGTAATGTGGTGGGTACGGATGATTCCGTCAAACCTTACACGCCTGTGCCTGCTGAGATTCAAAAAGCGGCCATGAATACTTTAGCGAAAAAAGTATTTGCACCCGATACCTTAACCAACATGAAGCCGCTGTATAACTACATGCAACAGCAACGCCGTGGTTTTAATCATTATGGTAAAAATGAAGATCCTAAAGCACACAAAATGCTGCTGAGCCTGCAAACAAACGCATTGAATCAATTACTTCATGCTAACGTTTTACAGCGTATTTCGGATACAGCCCTGTACGGCAATACCTACAGCTTAAACGAGTTTATGCAGGATTTAACCAATAGCATTTTTGTAGAAGGCAACAGCAACTCAGTCAGCCAAAATTTACAAGTTGAATATGTAAACCGCTTAATCGCGATTGCAGGTTCAGGTCGAGCATCTAAATATGACTACCTTGCTCGCGCTGCTGCTTTAGGTCAACTGCAAGACATTGCTGATGCCAGCACACCTTGGGGTGCAGATAAAGCAACCAAAGCCCATAAAGCTTACATCGATTTACTGATCGAAAAAGCACTCAAAGCTTAA
- a CDS encoding sensor histidine kinase yields MQQTHRVMFTLTLVSTQIFTLSLTTLFLLNFSPLFLVSFGLVLAYVLCFFSFKAYQFWSQPWQDLIAFSQTKLEGEKNITLKFKDINSSAQQLALAITELSESQTHTQRHAHIIWYDIFEHWQEPIAVFQQQQLMFANHAFKRHFPHTALIGDTLKKLGFNEQQGQLSHSAFSQKWHSSSVAFKQNHTAWWFYSASNIEHSLQQQHKQSQRDIVRIMSHEIRNSLTPIASLSDTLLTNGPFNPEQVSKALERIKQRSESLLSFIAAYANLSTLPPAQQRWTNIAQLCHEQATTLGMSLQFQGEQHAALDPMLFEQLLLNIFKNSQQAHPSTQLKAHCYHDNHVQVLVIKDTGPGFANLDNALNPLFTTKAEGQGLGLSLCQDIIQLHGGDIHLSNDDIGAVVTLSWPL; encoded by the coding sequence ATGCAGCAAACACATCGCGTAATGTTCACCTTAACCTTAGTGAGCACACAGATCTTTACCTTGTCGCTTACCACACTGTTTTTATTAAACTTTAGTCCACTTTTCTTGGTCAGTTTTGGCTTGGTTTTAGCGTATGTGTTATGTTTTTTCTCCTTCAAAGCCTACCAATTTTGGTCTCAACCTTGGCAAGATTTGATTGCTTTTAGTCAAACTAAGCTTGAAGGTGAAAAAAATATCACTCTTAAATTCAAAGATATCAACAGCTCAGCTCAACAGCTGGCTTTGGCCATCACAGAGCTAAGTGAAAGCCAAACGCACACCCAGCGGCATGCACATATAATCTGGTATGACATTTTTGAACATTGGCAAGAGCCGATTGCGGTTTTCCAGCAACAGCAATTGATGTTTGCCAATCACGCCTTCAAACGTCACTTCCCACACACTGCTTTAATTGGCGATACACTAAAAAAATTAGGCTTTAATGAACAACAAGGTCAACTCAGCCATTCGGCCTTTAGTCAAAAATGGCACAGTAGTAGTGTCGCATTTAAACAAAACCACACTGCTTGGTGGTTTTATAGCGCCAGTAATATTGAGCATTCATTGCAACAGCAGCACAAACAAAGTCAACGCGATATTGTGCGCATTATGAGCCATGAAATTCGCAATTCCCTCACTCCGATTGCATCGTTGTCAGACACATTATTAACCAATGGCCCCTTTAACCCAGAACAAGTATCGAAAGCACTGGAGCGCATTAAACAACGCAGCGAATCTTTACTTAGTTTTATCGCCGCTTATGCGAATTTGAGCACTTTACCACCGGCTCAGCAACGCTGGACGAACATAGCGCAGCTATGCCACGAACAAGCAACGACCTTAGGCATGTCATTACAGTTTCAAGGCGAACAACATGCTGCACTGGACCCTATGTTGTTTGAGCAATTACTGCTCAACATCTTTAAAAATAGCCAACAAGCACATCCAAGTACCCAACTTAAAGCACATTGCTATCATGATAATCATGTTCAAGTGCTTGTCATTAAAGACACTGGCCCTGGTTTTGCCAACTTAGACAATGCCCTTAATCCGCTTTTTACCACCAAAGCTGAAGGTCAAGGATTAGGGCTCTCTTTATGCCAAGATATCATCCAATTGCACGGTGGCGATATTCACTTAAGTAATGATGACATTGGCGCGGTTGTCACACTTAGCTGGCCACTTTAG
- a CDS encoding sigma-54-dependent transcriptional regulator, translating to MSQPQGLILIADDDCDIRFALSLLLNQAGYRTLEADSIKTCEIQIQRHQPDLLLLDMNFSRDTTSGQEGLSLLQRLDTSTLPIILMTAWGSIDLAVKGIKLGAKDFIEKPWHKSKLLTLIEHTIKPTAASSNSASIAATASNWIAQSPAMQHLETLIRQIAPSRANVLILGENGTGKSQLAARIHHMSSYQQGPFIATNMAAIPESLFESELFGHQKGAFTDAKSQRQGAFSSANGGSLFLDEIGALPLNLQAKLLQVLESHTFTPLGADTPQQVDVRLIVATNQVLEAAIQNGQFRQDLYYRLNTFIIELPPLRQRQADILPLAKHYLSQFALQYQLICPTLTPPARQSLLHYTWPGNIRELRHVMERCVLLKGHKTNQVIIDFNDLMLPKSPTSQPPLSLQTAALPEPSLEERECQQIRVALQQYQGNMNKAAQSLGISRHALYRRLEKYQLDANQFKSTAHS from the coding sequence ATGAGTCAGCCTCAAGGATTAATTTTAATTGCCGATGATGACTGTGATATTCGCTTTGCACTCAGCCTCTTACTGAACCAAGCCGGATATCGCACTCTTGAGGCGGACTCAATCAAAACTTGCGAAATCCAAATTCAGCGCCATCAACCCGATTTGCTATTGCTGGATATGAATTTTAGCCGTGATACCACCTCAGGCCAAGAAGGGCTCTCTTTACTGCAAAGGCTCGATACATCGACACTACCAATTATTTTAATGACCGCGTGGGGCAGCATAGATCTTGCTGTTAAAGGCATAAAACTCGGCGCAAAAGACTTTATTGAAAAACCTTGGCACAAAAGTAAATTATTAACACTGATTGAACACACCATAAAACCAACCGCAGCAAGCAGTAACTCAGCTTCCATTGCAGCGACCGCTTCAAACTGGATTGCTCAATCACCAGCCATGCAACACCTCGAAACCCTGATCCGACAAATTGCCCCTAGCCGAGCCAATGTATTGATACTCGGTGAAAATGGTACCGGAAAATCGCAACTTGCAGCACGGATCCATCACATGTCGAGCTATCAACAAGGTCCATTCATTGCCACAAATATGGCAGCCATTCCTGAATCTTTATTTGAAAGTGAGCTGTTCGGTCATCAAAAAGGTGCGTTTACTGATGCCAAATCACAACGCCAAGGTGCATTTAGTAGCGCCAATGGAGGGAGCCTTTTTTTAGATGAAATTGGTGCTTTACCCCTTAATTTACAAGCTAAATTACTGCAAGTACTGGAAAGCCATACCTTTACTCCTCTCGGAGCTGATACTCCTCAACAAGTAGATGTCCGCTTAATTGTAGCCACTAACCAAGTCCTCGAAGCGGCGATACAAAACGGGCAATTTAGACAAGACCTGTATTACCGCCTCAACACTTTTATCATTGAGTTACCTCCACTGCGCCAGCGCCAAGCCGATATTTTGCCACTAGCCAAGCATTACCTCAGTCAGTTTGCCTTGCAATATCAGTTGATTTGTCCAACTTTAACCCCCCCTGCCCGCCAGAGTCTGCTGCACTATACTTGGCCCGGAAATATCCGTGAGTTACGTCATGTAATGGAGCGCTGCGTACTACTTAAAGGACATAAAACTAATCAAGTTATTATAGATTTCAATGATTTGATGCTGCCAAAAAGCCCTACTTCGCAGCCCCCGTTAAGCCTTCAAACTGCAGCCTTGCCTGAGCCTTCCCTTGAAGAGCGCGAATGCCAGCAAATTAGAGTGGCATTGCAGCAATATCAAGGGAATATGAACAAGGCAGCGCAAAGCCTTGGGATTTCGCGCCACGCTCTGTATCGTCGCCTTGAAAAATATCAGCTTGATGCCAATCAATTTAAATCCACGGCTCATAGCTAA